The window ATGTAATATCCGCTGTCCTAACACTTGGATTTGACGATATTGTAGATTGTGAAGAAAGGATAAAAGCTTTATCCTTTTTCATTAAAGACCCATATTTCATTGACCTTTCTATCTGTNNNNNNNNNNGTTTTAAGAGGGTTGTAAATATCTTAAAGTCTGCAGAAAGAAAAGAATTTGATTTTAATCTCCTTTTAGAGGATGCTGAGAAAGGGCTTTATCTTTCTCTAATTGAGGCAGAAAAAAAGCTTAAAGATGTAATTTCAAAAAGGGATTATCGGGAAGGATTTAGAACGCTTGCGGGTTTAAGACCAAGCATAGACAAATTCTTTGACAAGGTAATGGTTATGGTTCCTGAAAAAAACATAAGGGAAAACAGGCTTTCTCTCCTTTTCCTCCTAAAAGACCTCTTTTTCCTCCTGGCTGATCTCTCGGTTATAAGGAGCAATTAGGCTATCTTGACCCTGGCTTGATAAAGGGAATACCTTCCTTACACAATGGGCAAGAGGGAGGGGAATATGTTTCTATATTGAGCTTGATTAGGGAT is drawn from bacterium and contains these coding sequences:
- a CDS encoding DALR anticodon-binding domain-containing protein, which codes for FKRVVNILKSAERKEFDFNLLLEDAEKGLYLSLIEAEKKLKDVISKRDYREGFRTLAGLRPSIDKFFDKVMVMVPEKNIRENRLSLLFLLKDLFFLLADLSVIRSN